From the genome of Plectropomus leopardus isolate mb chromosome 13, YSFRI_Pleo_2.0, whole genome shotgun sequence, one region includes:
- the psmg1 gene encoding LOW QUALITY PROTEIN: proteasome assembly chaperone 1 (The sequence of the model RefSeq protein was modified relative to this genomic sequence to represent the inferred CDS: inserted 3 bases in 2 codons): protein MATFFGEVLSVYSXAVEEDEEELDENEEDEEIRRELEEKREVHLHWSPEVSESLKSGNKLQCSDFILAVGHNAARFLSVYVLTSENWDAVGHASVWNERPGCNRANXSEESACVFYRHKDNPSVLICQVTCYIAEDQLFQWTEKVFDCLQHRQLNVTLLSESSVSEYKAADYVCCSSAPFLRSLHTSAFSGRPVCQSLEQPNIVTGLPAAVLNHCEVHHIASVVYQCYSDVIGPDSVTMETFKPALTKLGKSIQLDPSPSTDVLRKFVRTTNIQSNLYI from the exons ATGGCGACGTTTTTCGGTGAGGTTTTGTCTGTGTATT GGGCCgtggaggaagatgaggaggagctCGATGAAAacgaagaagatgaagaaatcCGCAGAGAACTGgaggaaaaaag GGAGGTTCATCTGCACTGGAGCCCTGAAGTCTCCGAGTCGCTGAAGTCTGGAAACAAGTTGCAGTGTTCAGACTTCATCCTCGCTGTGGGACATAACGCTGCCA GGTTTCTGTCAGTGTACGTTCTCACCTCTGAAAACTGGGACGCGGTGGGACATGCATCCGTGTGGAACGAGCGGCCGGGCTGTAACCGGGCAAA CAGCGAGGAGTCTGCGTGTGTTTTCTACAGACACAAGGACAACCCATCA GTTTTGATATGCCAAGTGACTTGCTACATTGCAGAAGACCAGCTTTTCCAGTGGACAGAAAAG GTGTTCGACtgtctgcagcacagacagCTGAATGTGACTCTGCTGTCAGAGAGCTCTGTGTCTGAGTACAAGGCGGCCGACTATGTGTGCTGCAGCTCCGCTCCCTTCCTGCGCTCTCTCCACACCAGTGCTTTCAGTGGTCGGCCTGTGTGCCAGTCACTGGAGCAGCCAAACATAGTCACAGGACTTCCAGCCGCAG taCTGAACCACTGCGAGGTCCACCACATCGCCTCAGTTGTTTACCagtgttacagtgatgtcattgGCCCTGACTCTGTCACCATGGAGACCTTCAAGCCTGCACTTACAAAGCTTGGCAAGTCCATACAG TTGGACCCGTCTCCCAGCACAGATGTCCTCCGCAAATTTGTCAGAACCACCAACATTCAGAGTAACCTTTATATCTGA
- the ccdc15 gene encoding coiled-coil domain-containing protein 15 produces the protein MSANRRITSTSCRCKASVNRRKEHPAHRGASKVLAERNQAVVAVGAWVEGGQDIQEHPSTLALLTEEIQEEKRRENEESLQRFQDEVRHRVAQQAQVSKKRQQPQADSLIKPDRRFPQQQYQAWTHHVSAGERPMSAGSAAQQRVIERSSEEPNGGMRQVRLRLASCRMIPHGETKSDLPGGEWNISPTRHGAGSHVLRGEQEEEEDVQAEEEEEEGDDYLFTSQHECPLVQQKVSGPVFWDTDKSQPDPGFKSSLRVPQVLWPLTDQEELKRQRQSQFLMHRRRYMSIEREQVKENKQNRKHLKRTARIKAEKEQVRLEEERKLERARQLAEVKQKLEERELLILERLKLEEEERDEELLRRRRQEKGKVATRFIEALRAQMKERLSQEKLEPPPLCCCASSFWDSHPDTCANNCVFYNNPKAYAKALHSTMVSLELQ, from the exons ATGAGTGCCAACCGGCGGATAACGTCGACGAGCTGCAGGTGCAAAGCTTCAGTCAACCGGAGAAAGGAGCACCCAGCCCACAGAGGAGCCAGCAAGGTCCTGGCCGAGAGGAACCAGGCGGTGGTGGCTGTGGGAGCCTGGGTGGAGGGCGGGCAAGACATCCAGGAGCACCCGTCT ACTCTGGCTCTGCTAACTGAAGAGATCcaggaagaaaagaggagggagaatGAAGAGAGCCTTCAACGATTTCAGGATGAAGTACGCCATCGTGTGGCGCAGCAAGCTCAAGTCAGCAAGAAGCGACAGCAGCCTCAGGCAGACTCACTG ATTAAACCTGACAGGAGATTCCCACAGCAGCAGTATCAGGCCTGGACCCATCATGTGTCCGCTGGTGAGAGGCCGATGTCTGCGGGAAGTGCTGCGCAGCAGAGGGTGATAGAGAGGAGCTCTGAGGAG CCTAACGGAGGCATGAGGCAGGTCAGACTCAGACTGGCTTCCTGTCGGATGATCCCACACGGGGAAACGAAGTCAGATCTTCCTGGAGGCGAATGGAACATCTCTCCAACCAGACAT GGAGCTGGATCTCACGTGctgagaggagagcaggaggaagaggaggatgttcaggcagaggaagaagaggaagagggagatgATTATCTCTTCACCAGTCAACATGAATGTCCCCTCGTTCAGCAGAAG GTCAGCGGACCTGTGTTTTGGGATACTGACAAATCACAGCCTGATCCTGGTTTCAAGTCCAGCCTCAGAGTCCCGCAGGTCCTGTGGCCTCTGACTGACCAAGAAGAACTGAAAAGACAG CGTCAGTCTCAGTTCCTGATGCACCGCCGGCGATACATGAGCATTGAGAGAGAGCAAGTGAAGGAGAACAAGCAGAACAGGAAACACCTGAAGAGGACGGCAAG GATCAAAGCAGAGAAAGAGCAGGTTCgtctggaggaggagagaaagctGGAGAGAGCTCGGCAGCTGGCGGAGGTCAAACAGaagctggaggagagagagctgCTGATTCTGGAGCGACtgaagctggaggaggaggagagagatgaagagctGCTGAGGAGGAGAAGACAGGAGAAAGGGAAAGTAGCCACAAG GTTCATCGAGGCTCTGAGAGCTCAGATGAAGGAGCGACTGTCTCAGGAGAAGCTCGAGCcgcctcctctctgctgctgcgcGTCCTCGTTCTGGGACTCTCACCCGGACACCTGCGCCAACAACTGTGTCTTCTACAACAATCCCAAAG CATATGCGAAGGCGTTACATTCAACAATGGTGAGTTTGGAATTACAGTAA